One genomic window of Magnetovibrio sp. PR-2 includes the following:
- the murG gene encoding undecaprenyldiphospho-muramoylpentapeptide beta-N-acetylglucosaminyltransferase, protein MSDKPHVLLAAGGTGGHVFPAEALASELLNRGYRLGLVTDKRGKAYGGALGELETYRIAAGGIAGKGVFSKIKSVLELGVGTFQAWRLLKQLKPDAVIGFGGYASVPTMMAATFTTTATGLHEQNALLGRANRLLAGRVDGIASSFKDTRGVPAANANSIKLTGMPVRASIADKADAPFPPTEGDAPLGVLVLGGSQGATVLSEVVPEALAKLPDDIKARLDVTQQCREEDLQVVQNAYASSGIRAHLATFIDDVPQCMAKAHVVISRAGASTVSEALAIGRPSILVPYPFAADDHQTYNAQAVDAAGAGWIMPQDTFTADNLAMRLDSLLGLPAVLEKAARCAKDLGRADAAKQLADMVAELIDSSAQTKRS, encoded by the coding sequence ATGAGCGATAAGCCTCACGTTCTTTTGGCCGCAGGTGGTACGGGCGGGCACGTCTTCCCCGCAGAAGCCTTGGCGAGCGAGTTGTTAAACCGCGGCTACCGTTTGGGCTTGGTGACAGACAAGCGCGGCAAAGCCTATGGCGGTGCCTTGGGTGAATTGGAAACGTACCGCATTGCCGCTGGCGGCATTGCGGGCAAGGGTGTTTTTTCGAAAATCAAAAGCGTTTTGGAGTTGGGTGTTGGAACGTTTCAAGCGTGGCGTTTGTTGAAGCAGTTAAAACCGGACGCTGTCATCGGTTTTGGTGGATACGCGTCTGTGCCGACGATGATGGCGGCGACATTTACCACTACGGCTACAGGCCTGCATGAGCAAAATGCACTGCTGGGCCGTGCCAATCGTTTGTTGGCCGGGCGGGTGGATGGCATTGCCTCCAGTTTCAAAGACACGCGGGGTGTTCCTGCGGCAAATGCAAACAGCATCAAACTCACAGGCATGCCGGTGCGCGCATCCATAGCAGACAAAGCAGACGCGCCGTTTCCGCCCACTGAGGGAGATGCCCCGCTGGGGGTGTTGGTGCTGGGGGGCTCGCAAGGGGCCACGGTGCTCAGCGAAGTGGTGCCCGAAGCGCTGGCGAAATTGCCCGATGACATCAAAGCGCGCTTGGACGTGACCCAGCAATGTCGTGAAGAAGATTTACAAGTGGTGCAAAACGCTTACGCGTCTTCGGGCATTCGCGCGCATCTCGCGACGTTTATCGATGATGTGCCGCAATGCATGGCTAAGGCCCATGTGGTGATATCGCGTGCAGGGGCTTCAACGGTCAGCGAAGCCTTGGCGATTGGGCGGCCGTCGATTTTGGTGCCGTATCCGTTTGCAGCGGACGACCATCAGACCTATAACGCACAAGCCGTAGACGCAGCGGGTGCGGGCTGGATTATGCCGCAAGACACGTTCACGGCGGATAACTTGGCGATGCGTCTCGACAGTTTGTTGGGACTGCCCGCCGTTTTGGAAAAAGCTGCCCGCTGCGCCAAGGACCTCGGGCGCGCGGACGCAGCCAAACAATTGGCAGACATGGTGGCAGAGCTGATCGACAGCTCCGCCCAAACGAAAAGGAGCTAA
- the murC gene encoding UDP-N-acetylmuramate--L-alanine ligase, translating into MRALPLDIGTIHFVGIGGIGMSGIAEVLHNLGYSVQGSDQAEGPNVVRLRELGINIHVGHSEDNLGEAGVVVISSAVKSDNPEVVGARKRLMPVVRRAEMLGELMRLKWSIAVGGTHGKTTTTSLVAQLLDAAGLDPTVINGGIINAWGSNARLGSGDWMVAEADESDGTFLKLPSTIAVVTNIDPEHLDHYGDFDTLRAAFAQFVENIPFYGFAALCIDHAEVQALIPRVSDRRIITYGFNPQAMVRGENVRPGPDGMMFDVSFSGSADNKATVVKDVMLPMYGPHNVQNTLAAAAIAYEMGIDPNVLKTAFGNFEGVKRRFTKTGEVDGITVIDDYGHHPVEIAAVLKAARGAVSDGQVIAVVQPHRYSRLRDLFEEFCTCFNDADAVLVADVFEAGETPIEGYNRESLVAGLREHGHRTVMSLADPDRLPDVVNDLAKSGDMVVCLGAGNITQWANKLPDRLKKVRGS; encoded by the coding sequence ATGAGAGCTTTGCCGCTGGATATCGGAACCATTCACTTTGTCGGCATTGGCGGCATTGGCATGAGCGGCATCGCCGAAGTGCTGCACAACTTAGGCTATTCGGTTCAAGGATCCGACCAAGCCGAAGGCCCCAACGTTGTGCGCCTGCGCGAACTGGGCATCAACATTCACGTCGGCCATAGCGAAGACAACTTGGGCGAAGCGGGTGTGGTGGTGATTTCCAGCGCGGTCAAATCCGATAACCCCGAAGTCGTCGGTGCGCGTAAGCGTTTGATGCCTGTGGTTCGTCGCGCGGAAATGCTGGGCGAACTGATGCGCCTCAAATGGTCCATTGCCGTTGGCGGCACGCATGGCAAAACCACAACGACGTCGTTGGTGGCACAGTTGTTGGATGCGGCGGGTCTGGACCCGACTGTGATCAACGGCGGTATTATCAACGCCTGGGGCTCTAATGCTCGTTTGGGCTCGGGCGATTGGATGGTTGCCGAAGCTGACGAGTCGGACGGGACATTCTTGAAGTTGCCCTCCACAATTGCCGTGGTCACCAACATTGATCCGGAACACTTGGACCACTATGGCGACTTCGACACCTTGCGTGCAGCCTTTGCCCAGTTTGTCGAAAATATTCCCTTTTATGGCTTTGCGGCGCTGTGCATTGATCACGCCGAAGTTCAAGCTTTGATCCCCCGCGTTTCTGACCGGCGCATCATCACGTACGGTTTCAACCCGCAAGCCATGGTGCGCGGCGAAAACGTGCGACCGGGGCCGGATGGCATGATGTTCGATGTGAGCTTTTCCGGAAGCGCAGACAACAAGGCCACGGTCGTCAAAGACGTGATGTTGCCCATGTACGGTCCGCACAACGTGCAAAACACTTTAGCGGCTGCGGCGATTGCCTATGAGATGGGCATCGATCCCAACGTCTTGAAAACCGCGTTCGGTAATTTCGAAGGTGTGAAACGCCGCTTCACCAAAACGGGTGAGGTGGACGGCATTACCGTGATTGACGATTACGGTCACCACCCGGTAGAAATCGCAGCCGTCTTGAAAGCCGCACGCGGGGCTGTGAGTGACGGCCAAGTGATCGCCGTTGTCCAGCCTCATCGCTATTCCCGCCTGCGCGATTTGTTCGAAGAGTTCTGCACCTGCTTTAACGACGCCGACGCCGTGTTGGTGGCGGATGTGTTCGAAGCGGGCGAAACACCCATTGAAGGCTATAACCGCGAAAGCTTGGTTGCGGGATTGCGCGAACACGGGCACCGCACCGTGATGTCTTTGGCCGATCCCGACCGTTTGCCGGATGTGGTCAACGACCTCGCCAAGTCCGGCGATATGGTCGTGTGTTTAGGTGCGGGGAACATCACGCAATGGGCAAACAAACTGCCTGACCGTTTGAAAAAAGTAAGAGGGAGCTAA
- the murB gene encoding UDP-N-acetylmuramate dehydrogenase, whose protein sequence is MAAATQTTNLINRLPKVRGRLSAGASLAKVTWFGVGGPAEVLFKPADAEDLADFLTNKSQDVPVTILGVGSNMLVRDGGIPGVVIRLGRGFVDVDVTNADVICGAGALDGNVAKAAMEAGVTGLEFLSGVPGTIGGALRMNAGAYGAEMQNIVVGAIALDAKGNRQRLDSADLGFSYRQSAVPKDWVFIQAHLRGHAGQVEDIRGRMDDIKQAREDSQPLRTSTGGSTFKNPDGHKAWELIDQAGCRGLRIGGAQVSEKHCNFLINHGNATAADIEDLGEEVRRRVKENSGIELDWEIKRIGVRPKVGPEGESQ, encoded by the coding sequence ATGGCTGCCGCTACGCAAACCACCAACTTGATCAACCGCCTGCCAAAGGTGCGCGGCCGATTGAGTGCGGGCGCATCGCTCGCCAAGGTGACGTGGTTTGGTGTGGGCGGTCCGGCGGAAGTTCTTTTCAAACCTGCCGACGCAGAAGACTTGGCGGACTTTTTGACAAACAAATCGCAAGACGTGCCCGTCACGATCTTAGGCGTCGGCTCCAACATGTTGGTGCGCGACGGCGGTATTCCCGGTGTGGTGATCCGCTTAGGCCGTGGCTTCGTTGATGTCGATGTTACCAACGCCGACGTGATCTGCGGTGCAGGGGCCTTGGACGGCAACGTTGCGAAGGCCGCCATGGAAGCCGGTGTGACCGGGCTTGAGTTTTTAAGCGGCGTTCCCGGAACCATCGGTGGAGCATTGCGCATGAACGCGGGTGCTTATGGTGCGGAAATGCAAAACATCGTCGTCGGCGCGATCGCGCTGGACGCAAAGGGCAATCGTCAGCGTTTAGATTCTGCTGATTTAGGTTTTTCATACCGTCAAAGCGCGGTCCCCAAAGATTGGGTATTCATCCAAGCGCACCTTCGCGGTCATGCGGGTCAAGTCGAAGACATTCGCGGACGCATGGACGACATCAAACAAGCGCGCGAAGACAGCCAGCCGCTGCGCACGTCCACTGGGGGCTCGACCTTTAAAAACCCTGATGGTCACAAAGCGTGGGAATTGATTGATCAAGCCGGGTGCCGGGGTCTTCGGATCGGCGGGGCGCAAGTGTCGGAGAAACACTGTAACTTCCTGATCAACCACGGCAACGCAACAGCGGCCGACATCGAAGACCTGGGCGAAGAAGTCCGCCGCAGGGTGAAAGAAAACTCCGGCATTGAGCTGGACTGGGAAATCAAACGCATCGGCGTGCGGCCAAAGGTTGGACCAGAGGGAGAATCCCAATGA
- a CDS encoding D-alanine--D-alanine ligase, which yields MTKNVAVFMGGWSAERDVSLVSGAACSEALKRAGYSVTPIDVQRDVGSLLGRLFPKPDLVFNALHGRFGEDGCVQGLLDILNIPYTHSGLTASAVAMDKPLAKRLFKDAGIPVAEDMVATRDQVLAGEVLKPPYVVKPANEGSSVGIHIVREGENELPFAHDSWPYGETVMVEQFIAGREFTVAVMGDRPLAVTEISTDHEFYDYDAKYAEGGSTHQIPADIETDVYDEALRLAKLAHDTLGCRGVSRADFRYDGQALYILEVNTQPGMTPTSLVPEQAGHVGISFEELVSWMVENAECDA from the coding sequence ATGACCAAAAATGTAGCCGTCTTCATGGGGGGATGGTCGGCGGAACGTGATGTCTCGCTGGTGTCTGGTGCAGCGTGTTCCGAAGCGTTGAAGCGCGCGGGCTATTCTGTAACCCCAATTGACGTGCAACGCGATGTGGGCTCTTTGCTGGGCCGATTGTTCCCCAAACCCGATTTGGTGTTTAATGCACTGCATGGCCGCTTTGGTGAAGACGGCTGTGTTCAGGGTTTGTTGGATATTTTAAACATCCCCTACACCCATTCCGGTTTGACGGCTTCTGCTGTGGCGATGGACAAACCTTTGGCCAAACGTCTGTTCAAAGACGCAGGCATTCCCGTCGCCGAAGATATGGTCGCCACCCGTGACCAGGTTTTGGCGGGTGAGGTTTTGAAACCACCCTATGTGGTCAAGCCCGCAAACGAGGGCTCCAGCGTCGGCATTCACATCGTCCGTGAAGGCGAAAACGAATTGCCGTTTGCACATGACAGCTGGCCTTATGGTGAAACGGTGATGGTCGAACAGTTCATTGCCGGGCGAGAATTTACCGTTGCCGTCATGGGCGACAGACCGCTTGCCGTGACAGAGATTTCAACCGACCATGAATTTTATGACTACGATGCCAAATACGCCGAAGGGGGCTCGACCCATCAAATCCCGGCGGACATCGAAACCGACGTCTATGACGAAGCCTTGCGTTTGGCCAAATTGGCTCATGACACGCTGGGTTGTCGCGGCGTCAGCCGTGCCGACTTCCGTTACGACGGACAGGCGCTTTATATCCTAGAGGTGAACACCCAACCCGGCATGACGCCGACGTCCTTGGTGCCAGAACAGGCCGGGCATGTCGGCATCAGCTTCGAAGAGCTGGTCAGCTGGATGGTGGAAAACGCGGAGTGTGATGCATGA
- a CDS encoding cell division protein FtsQ/DivIB: protein MRNMLSKLRKSDELLDAAGQEPALTPKRRRVVPFHKRPQTVFITAVLGLGIVAGGLHWSWKNGFVQDAYAQVKWSVIKVTADLGFTVQEVLVTGRGETARDDLLATLGIQRGAPILAYDFAQARERVEELPWVFQARVERLLPDTLVIHLTERRPMALWQHRGSFSLIDDNGVVITHNALDRFSNLIQVVGEDAPDHVGGLLELLETQPELLAQVKAAVRVGGRRWDLSLQGGVDVRLPEDNAPKALARLAAFEQESGVLARDIRVLDLRMPDRVIVRRNVIPERRPKRKGGQQT from the coding sequence ATGAGAAATATGTTGAGCAAATTACGCAAGTCCGACGAACTGTTGGATGCAGCCGGGCAAGAGCCAGCGCTCACGCCCAAACGTAGACGCGTGGTGCCGTTCCATAAACGGCCGCAAACCGTCTTTATCACGGCGGTGCTGGGCTTAGGCATAGTCGCGGGCGGTCTGCATTGGTCGTGGAAAAACGGCTTTGTTCAAGACGCCTATGCGCAAGTCAAATGGTCGGTAATCAAAGTCACGGCGGACCTGGGCTTTACGGTTCAAGAGGTATTGGTCACCGGGCGCGGCGAAACGGCGCGCGATGATCTTTTGGCGACCCTTGGCATTCAACGCGGGGCGCCGATCTTGGCATATGATTTTGCACAAGCGCGCGAACGCGTCGAAGAGTTGCCGTGGGTTTTTCAAGCCCGCGTCGAACGTTTGTTGCCTGACACCTTGGTTATCCACTTAACCGAACGCCGCCCCATGGCGCTGTGGCAACACCGCGGTTCGTTTTCATTGATCGACGACAACGGCGTGGTGATTACGCACAATGCGTTGGATCGTTTTTCCAATTTGATCCAAGTGGTGGGTGAAGACGCCCCCGACCATGTGGGCGGATTGTTGGAGCTGCTGGAAACCCAGCCGGAACTCTTGGCCCAAGTGAAAGCCGCTGTGCGGGTGGGTGGCCGGCGTTGGGACTTGTCCTTACAAGGCGGGGTAGATGTGCGTCTGCCCGAAGACAATGCACCGAAAGCCTTGGCGCGCTTGGCGGCCTTTGAACAGGAAAGTGGTGTGTTGGCCCGTGACATTCGTGTTTTGGACTTGCGCATGCCCGACCGTGTGATCGTGCGGCGAAATGTCATCCCAGAACGCCGCCCCAAACGGAAAGGCGGACAACAAACTTAG
- the ftsA gene encoding cell division protein FtsA, with protein MHRHQPQPKPRNGLVAALDIGSTKVSCLIARKEGTRPPRVIGVGHHASAGVKNGTIVDMEQAEATVRAAVGAAEEMAGANIESVFVSLTGTAFNSRLVAYDINISGHEIGDQDLRKILDATRLTQSLPQDQEIVHSIPVGYSIDGNRGVRDPRGMFGDSLGVNLHVVTAQTNALRNIDTCLHRCHLDVDGHVVSPYASAMSALVEDEMKLGVTLVDMGGGTTNISVFFDGELMHADCIPVGGMNVTNDIARGLSTPVQHAERMKTLYGNCMPSPKDDLEVLKVQLIGEEQTGETNEVPRSMLVGIIRPRLEETFELVRDRLHGAGFERLSGPRLVLTGGASLLPGVRELAGEILGKDQVRMAKPRYLEGMAEVASGPQFSACAGLVNYAYETAEETLGRTYRPKEQPASRFGKIGQWLRDNF; from the coding sequence ATGCATCGCCACCAACCTCAACCGAAACCGCGTAACGGCCTTGTCGCCGCCTTGGATATCGGTTCAACCAAAGTATCGTGCTTGATCGCGCGCAAGGAAGGCACGCGCCCGCCGCGTGTCATTGGTGTTGGACACCATGCATCCGCGGGTGTCAAAAATGGCACCATCGTGGATATGGAACAGGCCGAAGCCACCGTGCGCGCCGCCGTTGGCGCAGCCGAAGAAATGGCGGGGGCTAATATTGAGTCCGTATTCGTGTCGTTGACCGGCACTGCGTTCAATTCACGCTTGGTGGCCTATGACATCAATATTTCCGGTCACGAAATCGGCGATCAGGATCTGCGCAAAATTTTGGACGCTACACGCCTGACCCAATCCTTGCCGCAAGACCAAGAAATCGTGCACTCGATCCCGGTGGGCTATTCCATCGATGGCAATCGGGGTGTGCGCGACCCGCGCGGTATGTTTGGCGATAGTCTGGGCGTGAACCTGCATGTAGTCACGGCCCAGACCAACGCGCTGCGCAACATCGATACCTGTTTGCACCGCTGTCACTTAGACGTGGACGGTCATGTGGTCTCCCCTTACGCCAGCGCCATGTCGGCTTTGGTCGAAGATGAAATGAAGCTGGGCGTGACCTTGGTCGATATGGGCGGCGGAACGACGAACATCTCCGTCTTTTTTGACGGCGAGCTGATGCACGCCGACTGCATTCCCGTGGGCGGCATGAACGTCACCAACGACATTGCGCGGGGCTTGTCCACGCCTGTTCAGCATGCGGAGCGGATGAAGACCCTTTACGGCAACTGTATGCCGTCCCCCAAAGACGATTTGGAAGTGTTGAAGGTTCAGTTGATCGGCGAAGAGCAGACGGGGGAAACCAACGAAGTCCCGCGCTCCATGCTGGTGGGTATCATCCGACCGCGGTTGGAAGAAACCTTTGAGTTGGTGCGCGATCGCTTGCACGGCGCCGGGTTCGAACGTCTGTCGGGTCCGCGTCTTGTCTTAACGGGCGGCGCCAGTTTGCTGCCCGGCGTGCGTGAATTGGCCGGCGAAATCCTGGGCAAGGACCAAGTGCGCATGGCCAAACCGCGTTACTTGGAAGGCATGGCGGAAGTCGCCTCCGGCCCGCAGTTTTCTGCGTGTGCAGGTCTTGTGAACTATGCCTATGAAACTGCTGAAGAAACTTTGGGTCGCACCTATCGCCCCAAAGAGCAGCCTGCCAGCCGTTTTGGTAAAATCGGCCAGTGGCTGCGGGATAATTTTTAA
- the ftsZ gene encoding cell division protein FtsZ codes for MSINLSVPQNETVELKPKITVVGVGGAGGNAVNNMINAQLEGVEFVVANTDAQALTSAATERRIQLGTGLTQGLGAGSKPEIGRAAAEETIDEINDQLKGSHMVFIAAGMGGGTGTGAAPVIARAARDLGVLTVGVVTKPFQFEGRHRFGIAERGIEELEQYVDTLIIIPNQNLFRVANEKTTFSDAFKMADDVLYSGVRGVTDLMVMPGLINLDFADVRSVMSEMGKAMMGTGEAEGERRALDAAEAAISNPLLDDTSMAGANGVLINITGGNDMTLFEVDEAANRIRAEVDEDAYIIFGSTFDGELDGRIRVSVVATGIDAEQCKRPEPEVLTMHAEPVAQAPVREEPEVEDTPITQPEPSVAAVLSETVAMADDEDEADPVNDPVMVEDTPQTLDFDLSATVEKTEAPVQAERTEAEDLLDENIEDMGAPEPSRIPASFSAPTATPSASEEDAFIPPAPTLVEEDEPEIDPMAEAAMVNGGTGAGSAPTAKATKGPSLFERVTGGAKNRVSMFGSKTAEAVAPAPAPAPAASQPAASLTGAPVQPTTQMKTSAMAEPALQGLDPQERLQTSQSEDDLLDIPAFLRRQAN; via the coding sequence ATGAGCATCAATCTAAGCGTACCCCAAAATGAGACCGTCGAGCTGAAGCCGAAAATCACCGTTGTGGGTGTTGGCGGCGCAGGCGGAAACGCTGTGAACAACATGATCAACGCCCAATTGGAAGGTGTTGAGTTTGTTGTTGCGAACACGGATGCGCAGGCTTTGACCTCGGCTGCGACTGAGCGCCGCATTCAACTGGGCACAGGATTGACCCAAGGTCTGGGGGCTGGCTCCAAGCCCGAGATTGGTCGCGCTGCCGCAGAAGAAACCATCGACGAAATCAACGACCAGCTCAAAGGTTCGCACATGGTGTTCATCGCCGCCGGTATGGGTGGCGGAACAGGGACAGGTGCCGCTCCGGTCATCGCGCGCGCGGCTCGTGATTTGGGTGTTCTCACGGTTGGTGTCGTCACCAAGCCGTTCCAATTCGAAGGCCGTCATCGCTTTGGCATTGCCGAGCGCGGCATCGAAGAGCTGGAACAGTATGTCGACACGTTGATTATCATTCCCAACCAAAACCTTTTCCGCGTCGCCAATGAAAAGACCACGTTCTCCGATGCCTTCAAAATGGCTGACGACGTGTTGTATTCCGGTGTGCGTGGCGTGACCGACCTGATGGTCATGCCCGGTCTGATCAACTTGGACTTTGCCGATGTGCGCTCGGTCATGAGCGAAATGGGCAAGGCCATGATGGGCACCGGCGAAGCCGAAGGCGAGCGCCGTGCTCTGGACGCTGCCGAAGCCGCTATTTCCAACCCGCTTCTGGACGACACCTCCATGGCGGGCGCCAATGGCGTGCTGATCAATATTACCGGCGGCAACGACATGACGTTGTTCGAAGTTGACGAAGCCGCCAACCGCATCCGCGCCGAAGTCGACGAAGACGCTTACATCATCTTCGGTTCGACCTTCGACGGCGAGCTGGATGGCCGCATTCGCGTTTCCGTGGTGGCTACGGGTATTGACGCCGAACAGTGCAAACGTCCCGAGCCGGAAGTGCTGACCATGCACGCCGAACCGGTGGCTCAAGCGCCTGTTCGCGAAGAGCCCGAAGTTGAAGACACCCCGATTACCCAGCCGGAACCAAGCGTTGCCGCTGTGCTCAGCGAAACGGTTGCAATGGCTGACGACGAAGATGAAGCCGACCCGGTGAACGACCCGGTCATGGTTGAAGACACGCCGCAGACTTTGGATTTTGATCTGTCCGCAACGGTGGAAAAAACCGAAGCCCCTGTTCAAGCGGAACGGACAGAAGCGGAAGATCTTCTGGACGAGAACATTGAAGACATGGGCGCGCCTGAGCCCAGCCGCATCCCGGCCAGCTTCTCCGCCCCCACGGCCACGCCGTCGGCCAGCGAAGAAGACGCCTTCATTCCGCCCGCACCGACTTTGGTCGAAGAAGATGAGCCTGAAATCGACCCGATGGCCGAAGCTGCCATGGTCAACGGAGGCACAGGGGCCGGTTCAGCGCCGACCGCCAAAGCCACCAAAGGTCCAAGCTTGTTCGAGCGTGTCACCGGTGGCGCGAAAAACCGGGTGTCCATGTTTGGCTCCAAAACCGCCGAAGCGGTTGCTCCGGCTCCGGCTCCAGCCCCGGCGGCTTCGCAACCCGCTGCCAGTCTGACGGGCGCCCCGGTTCAACCGACCACACAGATGAAAACATCCGCTATGGCCGAGCCCGCATTACAAGGTTTGGACCCGCAAGAGCGCCTGCAAACCAGCCAGTCCGAAGACGATTTGTTGGACATTCCGGCGTTCCTTCGCCGGCAGGCAAACTAA
- the lpxC gene encoding UDP-3-O-acyl-N-acetylglucosamine deacetylase: MIKQKTLKSAISCTGIGLHSGEKITMTLNPAEIDTGIVFRRTDIQGDGAQIPAKFDTVIDTRMCTTIGLEPAKSIATIEHLMAALAGSGVDNALIEVGGAEVPVMDGSSAPFLFLIDCAGVEDQNAARKAVRVLKPVSIVDGDKSAHLSPAAGFSLDFHIEFDNAAIGTQSMSVDMTDAVFKNEIARARTFGFLHEAEALWAAGLAKGASLDNAVVVSGDKIMNEDGLRFDDECVRHKILDAIGDLYLAGTTLQAHYTGTKASHALNNQLLRELFSDPANYEIVDQEEFSAGQPMQGASSWAKQTVAASPATA; encoded by the coding sequence GTGATCAAGCAAAAAACGTTGAAGAGCGCCATCAGCTGCACCGGCATCGGTCTGCACTCGGGTGAAAAAATCACCATGACGCTCAATCCAGCCGAAATTGACACAGGTATCGTTTTCCGCCGCACCGACATCCAAGGCGATGGTGCTCAAATCCCCGCAAAATTCGACACGGTTATCGACACGCGTATGTGCACCACCATCGGGTTGGAGCCTGCGAAATCCATCGCCACCATCGAACATTTGATGGCAGCCTTGGCCGGGAGCGGCGTCGACAACGCGCTGATCGAAGTCGGCGGCGCCGAAGTCCCCGTGATGGACGGCAGCTCGGCTCCGTTCTTGTTCTTGATCGATTGCGCAGGTGTCGAAGACCAAAACGCCGCACGCAAAGCCGTTCGTGTGCTCAAACCCGTTTCCATCGTTGATGGTGACAAATCGGCGCATCTGAGCCCGGCGGCTGGTTTCTCTTTGGACTTCCACATTGAATTCGACAACGCGGCCATCGGCACGCAGTCCATGTCTGTGGACATGACCGACGCGGTGTTCAAAAACGAAATCGCGCGCGCACGCACGTTTGGCTTCTTGCATGAAGCCGAAGCCCTTTGGGCCGCAGGTTTGGCCAAAGGCGCGTCCTTGGACAATGCTGTGGTCGTGAGCGGCGACAAAATTATGAACGAAGATGGCCTGCGTTTCGATGACGAATGCGTGCGTCACAAAATCTTGGACGCGATTGGCGATCTGTATTTGGCAGGTACGACGCTGCAAGCCCACTACACGGGCACCAAAGCCAGCCATGCGCTGAATAACCAATTGCTGCGCGAACTGTTCTCTGATCCGGCAAACTACGAAATCGTCGATCAGGAAGAATTTAGCGCTGGGCAGCCGATGCAAGGCGCGTCTTCTTGGGCCAAACAAACCGTCGCGGCGAGCCCGGCGACGGCCTAA
- a CDS encoding outer membrane protein assembly factor BamD: MAKPLKTSARIFLLAGLLGVAACSSDEPIATDIQEEPVEKLYNAAVDALQLENYDDAVTRFDDVERQHPYSNWATKAQVMSAYSHYMANNYDEAVVALDRFIQLHPSNKDTPYAYYLKGLCYYEQISDVGRDQMMTELALKTLKELTIRYPESEYTRDAKLKIELTYDHLAGKEMEIGRYYQAKKQYLAAINRFDRVAQEFQTTTHTPEALMRLVESYLALGLREEAKKYGAVLGHNFPSSSWYEDAYILLEAPEMARPDDKSWYKPWEYVW; the protein is encoded by the coding sequence ATGGCGAAACCATTGAAAACATCCGCTCGGATTTTCCTGCTGGCAGGCCTTCTGGGCGTTGCGGCGTGCTCCAGCGACGAACCGATTGCGACGGATATCCAAGAAGAGCCGGTAGAAAAGCTCTACAACGCAGCCGTTGATGCTCTCCAGCTTGAAAACTATGACGACGCTGTGACCCGCTTTGACGATGTCGAGCGCCAACACCCCTATTCAAACTGGGCCACCAAAGCGCAGGTGATGTCGGCGTATAGCCATTACATGGCAAACAATTACGACGAAGCCGTTGTGGCGTTGGATCGCTTCATTCAGCTGCACCCGTCCAACAAAGACACACCCTATGCTTATTACTTGAAGGGCCTTTGTTATTACGAGCAGATCTCTGACGTTGGCCGTGATCAAATGATGACCGAGTTGGCGTTGAAAACGCTCAAAGAACTGACGATCCGCTACCCCGAGAGCGAATACACCCGCGATGCCAAGCTCAAGATCGAACTGACCTACGATCACTTGGCCGGGAAAGAAATGGAAATTGGGCGCTATTATCAAGCGAAAAAGCAGTATTTGGCGGCCATCAATCGTTTTGACCGTGTCGCCCAGGAGTTCCAGACCACAACCCACACGCCTGAGGCCTTGATGCGTTTGGTGGAAAGCTATTTGGCTTTGGGCCTGCGCGAGGAAGCCAAAAAGTATGGCGCCGTTTTGGGCCACAACTTCCCGTCCAGTTCTTGGTACGAAGACGCCTATATCTTGCTGGAAGCCCCAGAAATGGCGCGGCCTGACGACAAGTCTTGGTACAAACCGTGGGAATACGTTTGGTAA